Proteins from a genomic interval of Sparus aurata chromosome 21, fSpaAur1.1, whole genome shotgun sequence:
- the gng12a gene encoding guanine nucleotide-binding protein G(I)/G(S)/G(O) subunit gamma-12a, producing MSSKAHSSNNIANARRTVQQLRIEASIERIKVSKACADLMSYCSEHARSDPLLMGIPASDNPFKDKKPCTIL from the exons ATGTCTTCGAAGGCTCACAGTTCCAATAACATCGCCAACGCCCGACGAACGGTGCAGCAGCTGAGAATAGAGGCCAGCATTGAGAGGATAAag GTATCCAAAGCCTGTGCGGACCTCATGAGCTACTGCAGTGAACATGCAAGGAGCGACCCTCTCCTCATGGGCATCCCCGCTTCAGACAATCCCTTCAAGGACAAAAAACCATGCACTATATTGTAG
- the gadd45aa gene encoding growth arrest and DNA-damage-inducible, alpha, a isoform X2 produces the protein MDSVAKALEEVLTSALPQGCITVGVYEAAKSLNVDPDNVVLCILATDDEDVKDVALQIHFTLIQAFCCENDINILRVNNTRRLAEILGGGGGGGKQSGGEPLDLHCVLVTSPHSTSWKDPALTKVNRFCRESRCMDQWVPIINLPER, from the exons ATGGATTCAGTCGCGAAAGCTTTGGAAGAAGTCCTCACCTCTGCGTTACCACAGGGCTGCATTACAGTGGGAGTCTACGAGGCTGCTAAGTCACTCAATGT GGACCCTGATAATGTCGTCTTGTGCATCCTCGCCACCGACGACGAAGACGTAAAAGACGTGGCCCTGCAGATCCACTTCACCCTCATTCAGGCTTTCTGCTGCGAGAACGACATCAACATCCTGAGAGTCAACAACACCCGGCGCCTGGCAGAGAtactgggaggaggaggaggaggtggaaaacAGAGCGGGGGTGAACCTCTGGACCTCCACTGTGTGCTGGTCACA AGTCCACATTCGACATCATGGAAAGACCCTGCTCTGACCAAAGTGAACCGATTCTGCAGAGAGAGCCGCTGTATGGACCAGTGGGTACCTATCATCAACCTACCTGAACGATGA
- the gadd45aa gene encoding growth arrest and DNA-damage-inducible, alpha, a isoform X1, with the protein MYKMTFEELNGDYSQERMDSVAKALEEVLTSALPQGCITVGVYEAAKSLNVDPDNVVLCILATDDEDVKDVALQIHFTLIQAFCCENDINILRVNNTRRLAEILGGGGGGGKQSGGEPLDLHCVLVTSPHSTSWKDPALTKVNRFCRESRCMDQWVPIINLPER; encoded by the exons ATGTACAAGATGACATTTGAGGAACTAAATGGGGATTATTCTCAAGAAAG AATGGATTCAGTCGCGAAAGCTTTGGAAGAAGTCCTCACCTCTGCGTTACCACAGGGCTGCATTACAGTGGGAGTCTACGAGGCTGCTAAGTCACTCAATGT GGACCCTGATAATGTCGTCTTGTGCATCCTCGCCACCGACGACGAAGACGTAAAAGACGTGGCCCTGCAGATCCACTTCACCCTCATTCAGGCTTTCTGCTGCGAGAACGACATCAACATCCTGAGAGTCAACAACACCCGGCGCCTGGCAGAGAtactgggaggaggaggaggaggtggaaaacAGAGCGGGGGTGAACCTCTGGACCTCCACTGTGTGCTGGTCACA AGTCCACATTCGACATCATGGAAAGACCCTGCTCTGACCAAAGTGAACCGATTCTGCAGAGAGAGCCGCTGTATGGACCAGTGGGTACCTATCATCAACCTACCTGAACGATGA